One Falsarthrobacter nasiphocae DNA segment encodes these proteins:
- a CDS encoding PH domain-containing protein, translating into MAHEQEPREHENAAPDAPARDVPEQHAPAPDAPAPKATGSVPDPSAWRHVHWSTPLFRFWLLIGFFLFSHGRDVLEAAIEGKGFHPFPEGGWGELSPRGIAVGIGIPVLILGFMVLSWVFSRYWVSEDHVYLRQGWLFKVRKQLRVDRIQSVDVEQPFLPRLFGLAKLSFVTANGEGEDFSLEFVTKREAEALRSRILRLAADGEGREAQSRGAGESAAGEGAPADGAPSAAAAAAASSGSDVTDVAVNEAALAPGENAVVRPEDIREEVFRADPVKVIGSRILSPGVIFIGLLYGLGAIAAALPWEIAREVASGVMTGGLAAVVGVVWSAFSSIQAKLNYRLVKTGSQLAMTRGIASTSMRALRTERIHAVTVTSPLLWRAFGWYRVKITVAGSATVDDSKLQDIMPVGTWADVERVLAAAMPQAAERLDAFIPHEADGLLRPKPGQRWRAPLDFPRLGAGYDGTMYLSRSGALSRRLVLLPAARLQGVAFSQGPLSRMTGTADVEPKIAGSSFTGSVTGAAGLLALEDAERLFADMSRASVRGAQASLLPGPRGRSTAPEPAPSSEPTPGPAESEPTPGTAADPTPGRPE; encoded by the coding sequence ATGGCCCACGAGCAGGAGCCGCGCGAGCACGAGAACGCTGCGCCGGACGCCCCCGCACGCGACGTCCCCGAGCAGCACGCGCCCGCGCCGGACGCCCCCGCGCCGAAGGCAACGGGCTCCGTCCCCGACCCCTCGGCCTGGCGCCACGTCCACTGGTCCACGCCGCTCTTCCGCTTCTGGCTGCTCATTGGCTTCTTCCTCTTCTCCCACGGCCGGGATGTGCTGGAGGCTGCCATCGAGGGCAAGGGCTTCCACCCGTTCCCCGAGGGCGGCTGGGGCGAGCTGTCCCCACGGGGCATCGCCGTGGGCATCGGCATCCCCGTGCTCATTCTCGGGTTCATGGTCCTCTCGTGGGTCTTCTCCCGGTACTGGGTGAGCGAGGACCACGTCTATCTGCGCCAGGGCTGGCTCTTCAAGGTCCGCAAGCAGCTGCGCGTGGACCGCATCCAGTCGGTGGACGTCGAGCAGCCGTTCCTTCCCCGGCTCTTCGGGCTTGCCAAGCTCTCCTTCGTCACAGCGAACGGGGAGGGCGAGGACTTCTCCCTCGAGTTCGTCACGAAGCGTGAGGCTGAGGCGCTGCGGTCTCGCATCCTGCGTCTCGCAGCCGACGGCGAGGGCCGTGAGGCGCAGAGCCGCGGGGCCGGCGAGTCCGCCGCGGGGGAGGGGGCCCCTGCCGACGGCGCCCCCAGCGCGGCCGCGGCCGCGGCGGCCAGCTCCGGCTCAGATGTCACGGACGTGGCCGTCAACGAGGCGGCGCTCGCGCCCGGCGAGAACGCCGTCGTCCGTCCTGAGGACATCCGCGAGGAGGTCTTCCGAGCGGACCCGGTCAAGGTCATCGGCTCGCGGATCCTCAGTCCCGGGGTGATCTTCATCGGCCTGCTCTATGGCCTCGGTGCCATTGCCGCCGCGCTCCCGTGGGAGATCGCCCGGGAGGTGGCCTCCGGCGTCATGACTGGCGGGCTCGCGGCCGTCGTCGGCGTGGTCTGGAGCGCGTTCAGCTCCATCCAGGCCAAGCTCAACTACCGTCTTGTCAAGACCGGCTCGCAGCTCGCGATGACGCGGGGGATCGCCTCGACGTCCATGCGGGCCCTGAGGACGGAGCGGATCCATGCCGTCACCGTGACCTCGCCGCTGCTGTGGCGGGCGTTCGGCTGGTACCGCGTCAAGATCACCGTGGCTGGCAGCGCCACGGTGGACGACTCCAAGCTTCAGGACATCATGCCCGTGGGCACCTGGGCAGACGTCGAGCGCGTGCTCGCGGCCGCCATGCCCCAGGCGGCGGAGCGCCTTGACGCGTTCATTCCGCATGAGGCGGACGGGCTTCTCCGCCCCAAGCCGGGCCAGCGCTGGCGTGCGCCGCTGGACTTCCCGCGCCTCGGCGCCGGATACGACGGCACCATGTACCTCAGCAGGAGCGGCGCCCTCAGCCGACGCCTCGTCCTCCTGCCGGCCGCGCGCCTCCAGGGCGTCGCGTTCTCCCAGGGCCCGCTCAGCCGCATGACGGGCACCGCGGACGTGGAGCCGAAGATCGCGGGCAGCTCCTTCACGGGCAGCGTCACGGGCGCGGCCGGGCTGCTCGCGCTTGAGGACGCGGAGCGCCTCTTCGCCGACATGAGCCGAGCCTCGGTCCGCGGCGCGCAGGCCTCCCTCCTCCCGGGCCCGCGCGGCCGCAGCACCGCGCCTGAGCCAGCGCCCTCGTCCGAGCCCACGCCGGGCCCTGCCGAGTCCGAGCCCACGCCGGGCACAGCCGCCGATCCCACCCCCGGGCGCCCCGAGTGA
- a CDS encoding PH domain-containing protein — protein MSHTADSTPAPEREPSVNRPHTPPFSEGLLRPDPRLKTAKSLGALGWVGLALAGAAIVGVISGTKSPAPLWVWLLVTVPFLVFAAVGVALAGRFVRNHGFAERDEDFIVARGALFRSVVSVPYGRIQYCTVEQGPVLSRFGLASVTLHTAASDGEAKVEGLPLDEAEALKERLVALGSSRLAGL, from the coding sequence TTGAGCCACACCGCTGACTCGACCCCCGCACCCGAACGGGAACCCTCCGTGAACCGCCCGCACACCCCGCCGTTCTCTGAGGGACTGCTCCGCCCGGACCCGCGACTCAAGACGGCCAAGAGCCTCGGCGCCCTCGGCTGGGTGGGGCTGGCCCTCGCGGGCGCGGCCATCGTCGGCGTCATCTCTGGGACCAAGAGCCCCGCGCCCCTGTGGGTCTGGCTGCTGGTCACGGTCCCCTTCCTCGTCTTCGCGGCGGTCGGCGTGGCGCTTGCGGGCCGTTTCGTGCGCAATCACGGCTTCGCCGAGCGGGACGAGGACTTCATTGTGGCCCGCGGCGCCCTCTTCCGCAGTGTTGTCTCCGTGCCGTACGGCCGCATCCAGTACTGCACCGTGGAGCAGGGGCCCGTCCTCTCCCGCTTCGGGCTCGCCAGCGTCACGCTGCACACGGCGGCCTCGGACGGCGAGGCCAAGGTCGAGGGCCTGCCGCTCGACGAGGCTGAGGCGCTCAAGGAGCGTCTTGTCGCCCTCGGGAGCTCGCGCCTGGCAGGGCTGTGA
- a CDS encoding DUF3180 domain-containing protein gives MKAIRPLPLVAFAVVAGVVGWFVNVMVAREGWPAIRFPWSAALTMGVLCLVAVGFGWGVYRTRTGKAPRAVEPLVAARVLVLGQACAHAGAVVAGWHAGVLAASGLAAGAGMSQTVVASLVMTGCGLALVGCGILVEYFCRIPPDEGEGLEPHR, from the coding sequence ATGAAAGCCATTCGCCCCCTGCCCCTCGTGGCCTTCGCCGTCGTCGCGGGTGTCGTCGGCTGGTTCGTCAACGTCATGGTGGCTCGGGAGGGCTGGCCGGCCATTCGCTTCCCCTGGTCCGCCGCGCTGACGATGGGCGTGCTCTGCCTCGTCGCCGTGGGGTTCGGGTGGGGTGTCTACCGGACCCGGACGGGGAAGGCCCCGCGCGCCGTGGAGCCGCTTGTAGCCGCGCGGGTGCTCGTGCTCGGTCAGGCCTGCGCCCACGCGGGGGCCGTCGTCGCCGGCTGGCATGCGGGGGTTCTCGCCGCGTCCGGGCTCGCGGCCGGGGCGGGGATGTCGCAGACGGTCGTCGCCTCTCTTGTCATGACAGGGTGTGGCCTCGCCCTGGTGGGGTGTGGAATCCTGGTTGAGTACTTCTGCCGCATCCCACCCGACGAAGGAGAGGGCCTTGAGCCACACCGCTGA
- the folK gene encoding 2-amino-4-hydroxy-6-hydroxymethyldihydropteridine diphosphokinase codes for MSDLITLTGIEATGHHGVFEIEKREGQTFRVDLTLETDHSAAGASDALEETVNYAELAEAAHALIVGEPRDLIEALAEDIAARCLGLAGERATAVTVTVHKPQAPIEVPFGGVSVTVRRERLRMVLALGSNLGDSGATLAEAVGALAAHPRVRVDSVSDVARTKPVGGPEGQPDYLNIVVTGETSLAPRALLAFAHRIEAEHHRERGVRWGARTLDIDVVALRRTGTAVGAAAGGELVSADPVLTLPHPRAAERAFVLAPWSWAEPEARLAGQGVAELAASAPDRDGVERLGPLKWEAAAPNAPAEGPGR; via the coding sequence ATGAGCGACCTCATCACCCTCACGGGAATCGAGGCCACGGGCCACCACGGCGTCTTCGAGATCGAGAAGCGCGAGGGGCAGACGTTCCGCGTGGACCTCACCCTGGAGACAGACCACTCCGCCGCGGGGGCCAGCGACGCGCTCGAGGAGACCGTCAACTACGCCGAGCTCGCGGAGGCGGCCCATGCGCTCATCGTGGGCGAGCCCCGGGACCTCATCGAGGCGCTGGCCGAGGACATCGCGGCCCGATGCCTTGGCCTGGCAGGCGAGCGCGCCACCGCCGTCACGGTCACGGTCCACAAGCCCCAGGCCCCCATCGAGGTCCCGTTCGGCGGGGTCAGCGTGACCGTCCGCCGGGAGCGCCTCCGCATGGTCCTCGCCCTCGGGAGCAACCTCGGGGACTCCGGGGCCACGCTCGCGGAGGCCGTCGGGGCCCTCGCGGCCCACCCCCGGGTGCGGGTGGACTCGGTGAGTGACGTCGCCCGGACCAAGCCCGTCGGCGGCCCTGAGGGGCAGCCGGACTATCTCAACATCGTCGTCACGGGGGAGACGAGCCTCGCCCCCCGCGCGCTCCTCGCGTTCGCGCACCGCATCGAGGCGGAGCATCACCGGGAGCGGGGCGTGCGGTGGGGTGCCCGGACCCTGGATATCGACGTCGTGGCCTTGCGGCGGACGGGCACCGCCGTCGGGGCGGCCGCGGGCGGGGAGCTCGTCAGTGCGGACCCCGTCCTGACCCTCCCGCACCCTCGAGCCGCCGAGCGGGCCTTCGTCCTCGCGCCGTGGTCCTGGGCAGAGCCCGAGGCGAGGCTCGCGGGCCAGGGCGTCGCCGAGCTGGCGGCCAGCGCGCCTGACCGGGACGGCGTTGAACGCCTTGGGCCACTCAAGTGGGAGGCCGCCGCGCCGAATGCCCCCGCGGAGGGGCCGGGCCGATGA
- the folP gene encoding dihydropteroate synthase, which translates to MDSLAALPEEGARRRPRRVEALPDRTLVMGVLNVTEDSFSDGGRHATPQEAVRHGLEMSRAGADIVDVGGESTRPDAVPVDPAAEAARVIPVVERLAAAGVVVSVDTKNASTARAAVKAGALIINDVSGVEMTDEMARVVAETGVHYVLMHSRGPVRSQDPKAAYDDAPSEVLAELEGPLARLEAAGVAREKIILDPGLGFSKRPADNWALLRAIPRFEALGLPVLIGASRKRFLGSLLAAHGEDRPVDGRDAATVALTAALAQRRVWAVRVHDVAGNADAVAVAEALRDEPARAGAGR; encoded by the coding sequence ATGGATTCACTCGCAGCACTTCCCGAGGAGGGGGCCCGCCGCCGCCCGCGGCGCGTCGAGGCCCTGCCGGACCGGACGCTCGTCATGGGGGTCCTCAACGTCACGGAGGACTCGTTCTCGGACGGCGGCCGCCACGCCACGCCACAGGAGGCAGTGCGCCACGGACTCGAGATGAGCCGGGCCGGGGCGGACATCGTGGACGTCGGCGGCGAGTCGACGCGCCCAGACGCTGTGCCCGTCGACCCCGCGGCGGAGGCAGCCCGCGTGATCCCGGTGGTCGAGCGTCTCGCGGCGGCCGGTGTCGTCGTCTCCGTGGACACGAAGAACGCCTCGACGGCCCGCGCGGCCGTCAAGGCCGGAGCGCTCATCATCAACGACGTCTCCGGGGTGGAGATGACGGACGAGATGGCGCGCGTCGTCGCGGAGACGGGCGTCCACTACGTGCTCATGCACTCGCGCGGCCCCGTCCGCTCGCAGGACCCCAAGGCGGCGTACGACGACGCCCCGTCCGAGGTCCTCGCCGAGCTCGAGGGGCCCCTGGCCCGCCTCGAGGCGGCCGGCGTGGCGCGGGAGAAGATCATCCTGGACCCGGGCCTCGGCTTCAGCAAGCGCCCCGCGGACAACTGGGCCCTGCTGCGCGCGATCCCGCGCTTTGAGGCGCTCGGTCTCCCCGTGCTCATCGGGGCGAGCCGCAAGCGCTTCCTCGGCTCCCTCCTGGCCGCGCACGGGGAGGACCGCCCCGTGGACGGGCGGGACGCCGCCACCGTGGCCCTCACCGCGGCGCTCGCGCAGCGGCGCGTCTGGGCCGTGCGGGTGCACGACGTGGCCGGGAACGCGGACGCGGTCGCGGTGGCGGAGGCTCTGCGGGACGAGCCTGCGCGGGCGGGCGCGGGCCGATGA
- the folE gene encoding GTP cyclohydrolase I FolE, which produces MSVDKPRIEAAVREILAAIGEDPDRDGLAETPARVARAYEEIFSGLSRDPADVLSTTFDLDHEELVLVKDIPFYSTCEHHLVPFHGKAAVAYLPGAGGKVTGLSKLARVVELFARRPQVQERLTAQIADSIMDNLDARGVMVVVECEHMCMSMRGIQKPGAQTVTSAVRGQMRTPATRAEVLSLINA; this is translated from the coding sequence ATGAGCGTTGACAAGCCCCGCATCGAGGCCGCCGTCCGGGAGATCCTCGCTGCCATCGGCGAGGACCCGGACCGGGACGGCCTCGCGGAGACGCCGGCCCGCGTGGCCCGCGCCTACGAGGAGATCTTCTCCGGGCTCTCGCGTGACCCCGCGGACGTGCTCTCGACGACGTTCGACCTCGATCACGAGGAGCTCGTGCTCGTCAAGGACATCCCGTTCTACTCGACGTGCGAGCACCACCTCGTTCCGTTCCACGGCAAGGCCGCCGTGGCCTACCTCCCCGGCGCGGGCGGCAAGGTCACGGGGCTGAGCAAGCTCGCGCGCGTCGTCGAGCTCTTCGCGCGCCGGCCGCAGGTGCAAGAGCGCCTGACCGCGCAGATCGCGGACTCCATCATGGACAACCTCGACGCCCGCGGCGTCATGGTCGTCGTCGAATGCGAGCACATGTGCATGTCCATGCGCGGCATTCAGAAGCCCGGGGCCCAGACGGTGACCTCCGCCGTGCGCGGCCAGATGCGAACGCCCGCGACGCGCGCCGAGGTCCTCTCACTCATCAACGCCTGA